In Gossypium raimondii isolate GPD5lz chromosome 12, ASM2569854v1, whole genome shotgun sequence, a single window of DNA contains:
- the LOC105762324 gene encoding zinc-finger homeodomain protein 6 gives MMQFFPFKEQFHLPNHPTNTALLIINSLSLMEGETRNVVIKVEAESDVEPISVQRCCSLVSDQSNERICRYKECRRNHAASIGRYAIDGCGEFICCKDDVFMCAACGCHRSFHRKDYLPPPPQPKLMSSCLAPLPLASHNGLTGETSLFVKDRNNTVAGPGAEEQNTNKEAKRTRLTVEQKNKMMRFADKLGWRSQGHDDAEIRQFCEQVGITKRVFVVWLNNNRRRSRKGSK, from the coding sequence ATGATGCAATTCTTTCCATTTAAAGAGCAGTTTCACTTGCCTAACCATCCCACAAACACAGCACTGCTGATTAtcaactctctctctctcatggAAGGAGAAACAAGAAATGTTGTGATCAAAGTGGAGGCTGAATCAGATGTTGAGCCCATTTCAGTCCAAAGATGCTGCAGTCTTGTTTCAGACCAGAGTAATGAAAGAATCTGCAGGTACAAAGAATGCAGGCGCAACCATGCCGCTTCAATTGGCCGCTACGCTATTGACGGTTGTGGGGAGTTCATTTGTTGCAAAGACGACGTATTCATGTGTGCTGCATGCGGCTGTCATCGCAGCTTCCACCGCAAAGATTATTTGCCTCCTCCACCTCAACCAAAATTAATGTCATCATGCCTGGCACCCTTGCCTTTAGCATCCCACAATGGGCTCACTGGCGAGACTTCCTTGTTCGTTAAGGACCGGAATAACACTGTTGCAGGGCCCGGCGCAGAGGAACAAAACACGAACAAGGAAGCAAAAAGAACAAGGCTAACAGTGGAGCAGAAGAACAAAATGATGAGGTTCGCTGATAAGTTAGGGTGGAGGTCCCAGGGGCACGACGACGCTGAGATCCGACAGTTCTGCGAGCAAGTCGGAATTACGAAGCGCGTGTTCGTCGTTTGGTTGAACAACAACAGGCGTCGGAGCCGGAAGGGTTCTAAGTGA
- the LOC105761936 gene encoding zinc-finger homeodomain protein 2 → MEKSIKTDEINKAAVAVEVEANSVQGMDGDGVDEQGGETYMECRRNYLAPIGRYIVDGCEKFMKRSASEDQTKEALFCAGCGCHRSFHRKVMPPQPHVQDNTRFHRIMDFLYSLPLTRLEPRPPAPWLMRSLQQQQLANYELVEGQGSSLSPEEGEEKTDSESGDEVNQAV, encoded by the coding sequence atggaaaaatcaataaaaactgaTGAAATCAACAAAGCAGCTGTTGCTGTTGAAGTTGAAGCCAATTCTGTCCAAGGGATGGACGGTGATGGTGTTGATGAACAAGGCGGAGAGACATACATGGAATGCAGGCGCAACTATCTTGCTCCCATTGGAAGATACATTGTAGACGGTTGCGAGAAGTTCATGAAGAGATCAGCTAGCGAAGACCAAACCAAGGAAGCCCTCTTTTGTGCAGGGTGTGGATGCCACCGTAGCTTTCACCGGAAAGTAATGCCTCCACAGCCTCATGTCCAAGACAATACCAGATTCCACCGTATTATGGACTTTCTTTATTCCCTTCCCCTAACAAGGCTTGAACCTCGACCGCCAGCACCATGGCTGATGCGATCACTACAGCAGCAGCAGCTTGCTAATTATGAACTAGTTGAGGGTCAAGGGTCATCCTTAAGCCCAGAGGAAGGTGAAGAAAAGACTGACTCTGAGAGCGGGGATGAAGTTAATCAGGCagtataa
- the LOC105763028 gene encoding ATP phosphoribosyltransferase 2, chloroplastic: MSLLQPYFQQCASAAFSISFPSHSFYVSVSKRTFISYCSSQSQTALVDSPVDSKIAERDEIRLGLPSKGRMAADTLDLLKDCQLSVKQVNPRQYVAQIPQLSNLEVWFQRPKDIVRKLLSGDLDLGIVGLDTVSEYGQGNEDLIIVHDALDYGDCRLSLAIPKYGIFENINSLRELAEMPQWTVEKPLRVATGFIYLGPKFMKEHGLKHVIFSTADGALEAAPAMGIADAILDLVSSGTTLRENNLKEIEGGVVLESQAVLVASRKALIQRKGALDTTHEILERFEAHLRALGQFTVTANMRGGSAEEVAERVLTQPSLAGLQGPTVCPVFCKRDGKVTADYYAIVICVPKKALYKSVQQLRAIGGSGVLISPLTYIFDEETPRWRELLSKLGI; this comes from the exons ATGTCTCTGTTGCAGCCGTATTTCCAGCAATGCGCCTCCGCAGCCTTCTCAATCTCATTCCCTTCTCACTCTTTCTACGTTTCCGTTTCTAAACGTACCTTCATCTCTTATTGCTCCTCCCAGTCCCAAACGGCCCTTGTCGACTCCCCAGTCGATTCTAAAATCGCTGAAAGGGATGAGATTCGTCTCGGCTTGCCTAGCAAGGGTCGCATGGCTGCCGACACTCTCGATCTACTCAAG GATTGTCAATTGTCGGTTAAGCAAGTCAATCCGAGGCAGTATGTTGCACAAATACCTCAG CTTTCCAATTTAGAAGTCTGGTTTCAGCGGCCCAAAGACATTGTCCGCAAATTGTTATCTGGAGATTTAGATCTTGGTATCGTGGGGCTCGATACTGTCAGTGAATATGGACAA GGAAATGAAGATCTTATCATTGTTCATGATGCCCTTGATTATGGAGATTGTCGTTTATCTCTTGCA ATTCCTAAGTATGGGATCTTTGAGAATATCAATTCATTGAGGGAGCTGGCTGAGATGCCCCAGTGGACTGTTGAGAAACCTTTAAGAGTTGCAACTGGCTTCATTTAT CTTGGTCCTAAATTTATGAAAGAACATGGATTGAAGCATGTGATATTTTCAACTGCTGATGGAGCTTTAGAGGCAGCTCCTGCG ATGGGAATAGCTGATGCGATTTTGGACCTTGTTAGTAGTGGGACTACATTGAGGGAGAACAATTTGAAAGaaattgaaggtggagttgtatTAGAAAGCCAG GCTGTTCTAGTTGCAAGCCGGAAAGCGTTAATCCAGCGGAAGGGTGCACTGGACACCACACATGAGATTCTTGAAAGATTTGAGGCCCATTTGAGGGCACTTGGTCAGTTCACG GTAACTGCAAATATGAGGGGCGGTAGCGCAGAGGAAGTGGCTGAGCGAGTATTGACCCAGCCATCTTTGGCCGGGTTGCAG GGCCCCACGGTATGTCCAGTTTTCTGTAAGCGTGATGGAAAAGTAACTGCTGACTACTATGCCATAGTCATATGCGTACCTAAGAAAGCTTTATACAAGTCTGTACAACAATTGAGAGCG ATTGGAGGCAGCGGGGTGCTAATATCACCTTTGACCTACATTTTTGATGAAGAGACCCCAAGATGGAGAGAACTTCTTTCAAAGCTTGGTATCTAG
- the LOC105761937 gene encoding putative B3 domain-containing protein At3g24850, whose product MGLKENDEDRSPFHCLLDAAALVERLDEETMRLKLKQGLNKIDDNNSSGVDNQPTNSTTVRIFGTDIIIAAIDEDVVTNQPPAGSSKKRKEMVESSRAKKPMPKQQRKKHKHKATFGAEPCLPQRFKEMIKCMDGSEEKLIIQKALYKTDLSKHHGRLSIPMNQVEVEFLTDEELKQSSKEGIEALVIEPCLKTRDMSLRIWGMPKPTGRFSSLYVLVTGWKSVVEGNDLKVGDVIQVW is encoded by the coding sequence ATGGGTTTAAAGGAAAATGATGAAGATCGGAGTCCCTTCCACTGCTTGCTAGATGCGGCTGCCTTGGTAGAGAGGCTGGACGAAGAAACGATGAGACTGAAACTGAAACAAGGGTTGAACAAAATTGACGACAACAACTCGTCTGGCGTTGATAACCAACCCACAAACTCTACAACTGTGAGAATATTTGGAACTGATATTATAATTGCTGCCATTGACGAAGACGTGGTTACGAACCAGCCTCCAGCTGGTTCTTCAAAGAAACGAAAAGAAATGGTTGAGTCAAGTAGAGCAAAGAAGCCGATGCCGAAACAGCAAAGGAAAAAGCACAAGCACAAGGCTACTTTTGGGGCTGAACCCTGTTTGCCCCAAAGGTTCAAAGAGATGATCAAATGCATGGATGGAAGCGAGGAGAAACTAATTATACAGAAGGCACTCTACAAAACTGATTTGAGCAAGCACCACGGACGTCTCTCCATACCCATGAATCAAGTCGAGGTCGAGTTTCTTACAGATGAAGAGCTGAAACAAAGCAGCAAGGAGGGGATAGAAGCATTGGTGATTGAGCCATGTTTGAAAACCAGGGACATGAGTTTGAGAATATGGGGCATGCCAAAGCCAACAGGCCGTTTCAGCTCCCTCTACGTCTTAGTAACTGGGTGGAAATCAGTGGTAGAAGGTAATGACTTGAAGGTAGGTGATGTGATTCAAGTGTGGTAA